In one Spirosoma rigui genomic region, the following are encoded:
- a CDS encoding porin family protein — translation MFNSISKSVRVATLFSLLLCVSTGYAQQRFSAGPRVGLNLSNYWGNADGMNFKPGIVAGGFLMYSSLNHFGISADILYSQRGTKYSGPIYLGGTAPIANSGKFTQRVNYLEIPVVARYFLTLSGNFRPNVFVGPSVAIKLNAKRVNGDNALYNGENSQDFNDVDLGATGGFQLNWGTGARQHFLIDARYNLGLTGVQTGLPNLWGRRNSLQNSTATLTLGYSFGVGREFRNRR, via the coding sequence ATGTTTAACTCAATTTCCAAATCAGTACGAGTAGCTACCCTTTTCTCTCTTCTTCTTTGCGTATCAACGGGTTACGCCCAGCAGCGTTTCAGTGCCGGACCACGGGTTGGCTTGAATTTGTCTAATTACTGGGGTAATGCCGACGGCATGAATTTCAAACCCGGCATCGTAGCTGGCGGTTTTTTGATGTACAGCTCGCTCAACCACTTCGGTATTTCGGCCGACATTTTATACTCGCAACGGGGTACCAAGTATTCGGGTCCCATCTATTTAGGCGGAACGGCTCCCATTGCCAACTCGGGTAAGTTTACCCAGCGTGTTAACTACCTCGAAATTCCGGTGGTAGCCCGTTACTTCCTGACCTTGTCGGGCAATTTCCGGCCTAACGTTTTTGTCGGTCCATCGGTGGCGATCAAGCTCAACGCGAAACGCGTTAACGGAGACAATGCTTTGTATAATGGTGAGAATAGCCAGGATTTCAATGACGTAGATTTGGGCGCTACGGGTGGTTTCCAGCTTAACTGGGGTACCGGTGCCCGGCAGCATTTCCTGATCGATGCGCGCTACAACCTGGGCCTGACGGGTGTGCAAACGGGTCTTCCCAACCTGTGGGGCCGTCGTAACTCCCTGCAGAACTCAACCGCTACGCTTACCCTCGGTTACTCGTTTGGTGTAGGACGGGAGTTCCGCAACCGGCGCTAG
- the map gene encoding type I methionyl aminopeptidase, whose amino-acid sequence MSLKSEEDLIGMQQISQIVGSTLNRMQQYARPGMSTLDLDQYGRQLLEQHGARSAPKLTYNFPGWTCISLNEEVCHGIPSAKRILQEGDLINIDVSAELNGYWSDNGGSFVLGQDVHQRSDLVEASKRILAKAISHIRGGVLLADIGRLIETEAKRSGYRVIKNLAGHGIGRSLHEEPHDILCYYDRSIKTRFRKNSVVAIETFLSTNATYAHEKGDGWTLIAKNSVAVQHEHTIVVTDKQPIILTAANQLWD is encoded by the coding sequence ATGTCATTGAAATCAGAAGAGGATCTGATTGGAATGCAGCAGATCAGTCAGATTGTTGGCTCAACCCTTAACCGCATGCAGCAATATGCCCGGCCAGGCATGTCGACGCTGGACCTGGATCAGTACGGGCGACAATTGCTGGAACAGCACGGTGCCCGGTCGGCTCCCAAACTCACATATAACTTTCCGGGCTGGACCTGCATCAGCCTGAATGAAGAAGTTTGTCACGGCATCCCGTCGGCAAAACGAATTCTTCAGGAAGGCGACCTGATCAACATCGACGTATCAGCCGAACTGAATGGCTACTGGTCGGACAATGGTGGCTCTTTCGTGTTGGGGCAGGATGTCCACCAGCGTAGTGATCTTGTCGAAGCGTCCAAACGGATTCTGGCCAAAGCTATCAGCCACATCCGGGGGGGCGTGCTGCTGGCTGACATTGGCCGACTGATTGAAACGGAAGCAAAGCGAAGCGGGTACCGGGTTATCAAAAATCTGGCCGGACACGGCATAGGCCGCAGCCTGCATGAAGAACCGCACGATATTCTGTGCTATTACGACCGGTCCATCAAGACCCGGTTTCGCAAGAACTCTGTCGTAGCGATCGAGACGTTTTTGTCGACCAACGCTACGTATGCACACGAGAAGGGGGATGGTTGGACGTTGATCGCGAAAAACAGTGTTGCCGTGCAGCACGAACACACCATCGTTGTTACCGACAAGCAACCGATTATCCTGACTGCTGCCAACCAGTTGTGGGATTAA
- a CDS encoding GDSL-type esterase/lipase family protein, producing the protein MKFIAGFLLLLIGVRAVGQSAQPYPFEKDIQAFEAQDKQTPPPSNAILFTGSSSIVYWNNLPQYYPGKVVLKRGFGGSELSHVRHFADRVIIRYQPKQLVLYAGENDIATGKQTAEQTYKRLVDLFRYVRRKLPATTFTFIAIKPSPSRRQFWSANEEANRLIKRYLDRKPNTQFVDIRPAMLGPNGQPIPEIFKADSLHMNDKGYQLWAPVLQPYLQ; encoded by the coding sequence ATGAAATTTATTGCCGGCTTTCTGCTCCTCCTGATTGGCGTTCGTGCTGTTGGCCAGTCGGCCCAGCCGTATCCGTTCGAAAAAGATATTCAGGCCTTCGAAGCACAGGATAAGCAAACACCCCCGCCCTCAAATGCCATTCTGTTTACGGGCAGCTCGTCAATCGTGTACTGGAACAACCTGCCGCAGTATTACCCCGGCAAAGTGGTACTGAAGCGCGGTTTCGGCGGCTCCGAACTCAGCCACGTCCGCCACTTTGCCGACCGGGTCATTATTCGCTATCAACCCAAACAGCTGGTGCTTTACGCGGGTGAAAACGACATTGCTACGGGAAAACAAACCGCCGAACAAACCTACAAGCGATTGGTAGACCTGTTTCGCTACGTGCGCAGGAAACTCCCGGCAACGACGTTCACGTTTATCGCCATCAAGCCCAGCCCCTCGCGCCGACAGTTCTGGTCCGCCAACGAAGAAGCGAACCGGCTTATTAAACGTTACCTCGACCGCAAACCCAATACCCAGTTCGTCGATATTCGACCAGCAATGCTGGGTCCCAATGGTCAACCCATCCCCGAGATCTTCAAAGCCGATAGCCTCCACATGAACGACAAAGGCTACCAATTGTGGGCTCCGGTGCTGCAACCCTATTTGCAATAG
- a CDS encoding VanZ family protein, whose translation MPSPKQIKIASLILLVVYVAVLIWLVLFKLTFTLSAVLDLQRRSLNLIPFAAPKMVNGQVSWGEMILNCVLFIPFGLLLNVNVKKARFSSKLLLILLFSLAAEVIQYSFAIGATDVTDLMTNTFGGYLGLKLYDLGKQYVRDTRLDAFIVAAGALLFVFFITVHVSHFVLHPGR comes from the coding sequence ATGCCTTCGCCCAAGCAGATAAAAATAGCCTCCCTAATCCTGTTAGTGGTGTACGTAGCCGTGCTGATCTGGCTCGTGCTGTTCAAACTGACCTTCACACTTTCGGCGGTTCTTGATCTTCAGCGCAGGAGCCTCAACCTGATTCCGTTTGCGGCTCCTAAAATGGTGAACGGACAGGTCAGCTGGGGCGAGATGATTCTTAACTGTGTGCTTTTTATTCCGTTCGGGCTGCTGCTGAACGTCAATGTCAAAAAAGCCAGGTTTTCATCCAAACTCCTGTTAATTCTGCTGTTCAGCCTCGCGGCTGAAGTAATACAGTATAGCTTCGCCATCGGCGCAACCGACGTAACGGATTTGATGACCAATACGTTTGGCGGGTACCTTGGTCTGAAATTATACGACCTGGGCAAACAGTACGTACGCGATACCCGACTGGACGCTTTTATTGTTGCCGCGGGAGCCCTGCTATTCGTTTTCTTTATTACGGTCCACGTCAGCCATTTCGTTCTGCATCCGGGCCGATGA
- a CDS encoding acyl-CoA dehydrogenase family protein produces MQRPSLYFADEHELFRQSVRQFIETEVVPHTDAWETNRRIPVSIFRRMGELGYLGLPFAEAFGGVNANFWYSVVFLEELARCGMGGFATAVSVHEYMAINHIAKAGSYELKQRYLVPAIAGEKVAALAITEPDAGSDVSAIRTTAVRTDTGDSFIVNGAKTFISNGTYGDFVTLVVRTGEAGAGSGGISLLVVELDSPGITRTKLNKLGWHSSDTAEIRFDDVRVPATNLIGQENKGFYYLMESLQLERLVASVMAVSGAQRALDWTLDYLNEREAFGKKIGKFQAIRHKIADVATEIEMARQFVYHTCWLYTQGEVVVKECSMAKLATSEMQKRVVDTCLQFFGGYGYMEDYPIARAYRDARVGTIAGGSSEIMREIIARIVIDAVAYKPVYEGASGRS; encoded by the coding sequence ATGCAACGCCCCTCGCTGTACTTTGCCGACGAACACGAGTTATTCCGGCAGAGTGTCCGGCAGTTCATCGAGACAGAAGTTGTTCCACATACCGATGCGTGGGAAACGAACCGTCGGATTCCGGTCAGCATCTTCCGGCGTATGGGTGAACTGGGGTATCTTGGCCTGCCTTTTGCCGAAGCGTTTGGGGGTGTCAATGCCAACTTCTGGTATTCGGTGGTGTTCCTCGAGGAACTGGCCCGCTGTGGTATGGGTGGCTTTGCCACGGCCGTTAGCGTCCACGAATACATGGCCATCAATCATATTGCCAAAGCGGGTAGCTACGAACTCAAGCAACGGTACCTCGTGCCCGCCATTGCCGGGGAGAAAGTAGCGGCCCTGGCCATTACCGAACCCGACGCGGGCTCTGACGTATCAGCCATTCGCACCACGGCCGTTCGAACCGATACGGGCGATTCGTTCATCGTCAACGGAGCCAAAACGTTCATCAGCAATGGCACCTACGGCGACTTTGTGACGCTGGTTGTCCGGACCGGCGAAGCGGGGGCCGGGTCGGGCGGCATCAGTCTGCTCGTTGTGGAACTGGATAGTCCCGGCATCACCCGGACCAAACTCAACAAACTGGGCTGGCACAGTTCTGACACGGCCGAGATCCGATTCGACGACGTGCGGGTGCCCGCCACGAACCTGATCGGGCAGGAGAACAAAGGCTTTTATTACCTCATGGAAAGCCTGCAGCTCGAACGGCTGGTGGCATCGGTCATGGCGGTTTCGGGTGCGCAGCGCGCCCTCGACTGGACGCTGGACTACCTCAATGAACGCGAAGCCTTCGGCAAAAAGATCGGTAAATTTCAGGCCATACGGCATAAAATAGCCGACGTAGCGACCGAGATCGAGATGGCCCGCCAGTTTGTATACCATACCTGTTGGCTCTATACCCAGGGCGAAGTGGTGGTGAAAGAATGCTCCATGGCCAAACTTGCTACGTCGGAGATGCAGAAACGCGTTGTCGATACCTGCCTGCAGTTCTTCGGCGGCTACGGCTACATGGAAGACTATCCCATTGCCCGTGCCTACCGCGACGCCCGCGTGGGCACTATTGCGGGTGGCTCCTCCGAGATCATGCGCGAGATCATTGCCCGGATCGTCATTGACGCCGTTGCCTACAAGCCCGTCTACGAAGGCGCTAGCGGACGGTCGTAA
- a CDS encoding UDP-N-acetylmuramoyl-tripeptide--D-alanyl-D-alanine ligase: MLSTEQLYSKFLECTGVSTDTRRITPNCLFVALKGDTFNGNTFAQQALASGARYALIDEAGLAQQDTDYSSLNSRLLLVPDTLLALQDLARHHRQTFTFPVVGLTGSNGKTTTKELIAAVLSKNYRTYATVGNLNNHIGVPLTLLAITDQYEMAVVEMGANHQKEIELLCSIAQPTHGLITNVGKAHLEGFGGIEGVRKGKGELYDFLAQNGKTVFINSRDTTLTAMYRERLKSIRSESTFAEAIFYPGDPVELIQESPVVVYRDTASGQEVTTHLPGRYNFENMLAALAIGQYFGVSPADANRAVADYNPTNNRSQVVVKGTNTILLDAYNANPSSMAAAIRQFAATPARHKVVILGDMYELGSESEAEHAALGKLIAECGFDTVILAGQDMKFALGALPKAYYIPDKFSLHNWLMDHPMTDTHILVKGSRGMGLESVVPFL, translated from the coding sequence ATGCTTTCAACCGAACAACTATATTCTAAATTCCTGGAATGTACGGGCGTGTCGACCGATACGCGCCGGATCACGCCCAACTGCCTGTTTGTGGCACTCAAAGGCGATACGTTCAATGGCAATACCTTCGCGCAGCAGGCGCTGGCCTCGGGTGCCCGATACGCCCTGATCGATGAGGCCGGTCTGGCACAGCAAGATACGGACTATAGCAGTCTGAACAGCCGGCTGCTGCTGGTGCCCGATACGTTACTGGCCCTGCAGGATCTGGCCCGGCATCACCGCCAGACGTTTACGTTTCCGGTGGTGGGCCTGACGGGCTCCAACGGCAAAACGACGACCAAAGAACTGATCGCGGCCGTACTGAGCAAAAACTACCGTACCTACGCGACCGTTGGCAACCTGAACAACCACATTGGCGTACCCCTCACCCTTCTGGCCATTACCGATCAATATGAGATGGCCGTTGTGGAGATGGGTGCTAACCACCAGAAAGAGATTGAACTGCTCTGCTCCATTGCCCAACCCACCCACGGGCTTATCACCAACGTTGGCAAAGCCCACCTCGAAGGGTTCGGCGGGATTGAAGGCGTTCGGAAGGGCAAAGGAGAACTGTATGACTTCCTGGCGCAAAACGGCAAAACGGTGTTCATCAACTCGCGCGACACGACGCTGACGGCCATGTACCGCGAACGCCTGAAATCGATTCGCTCCGAGTCAACTTTTGCCGAAGCCATTTTTTACCCCGGCGACCCCGTCGAGCTGATCCAGGAATCGCCGGTCGTTGTCTACAGGGATACGGCTTCTGGACAGGAGGTGACCACGCACCTGCCCGGACGCTACAACTTCGAGAACATGCTGGCGGCCCTGGCCATTGGGCAGTATTTTGGCGTTTCACCCGCCGACGCCAACCGCGCCGTTGCCGATTATAACCCGACTAACAACCGCTCGCAGGTGGTTGTCAAAGGAACCAACACGATTTTGCTGGATGCGTACAACGCCAATCCAAGTTCTATGGCTGCGGCTATCCGGCAGTTTGCCGCTACGCCCGCCCGGCACAAAGTCGTGATTCTGGGCGATATGTATGAACTTGGCAGTGAGAGCGAGGCCGAACACGCAGCCCTGGGCAAGCTGATTGCCGAGTGCGGGTTCGACACCGTCATTCTGGCGGGCCAGGACATGAAGTTTGCGCTTGGGGCGCTGCCCAAAGCCTACTACATTCCCGACAAGTTCTCGCTCCATAACTGGCTCATGGACCATCCCATGACCGACACTCACATTCTGGTGAAAGGGTCGAGGGGCATGGGTCTGGAAAGTGTCGTACCGTTTTTATAA